The proteins below come from a single Aegilops tauschii subsp. strangulata cultivar AL8/78 chromosome 6, Aet v6.0, whole genome shotgun sequence genomic window:
- the LOC109775936 gene encoding uncharacterized protein: MTGYCNAVRKLEKKFEGLELHHIPQIKNQAADDLAKLGSTHKPIPSNVFLEHLHTPSVQEDPFTEEPQQPKSPTDPIEIEVPAIVDLIMEVLVITPDWTVPYMAYLLRKELPEDEDEARQIVRRSKAFTVIGEQLYRNSVTGVAQRCISREEGRMILHEIHSGTCGHHA; encoded by the coding sequence ATGACTGGTTATTGCAATGCAGTAAGAAAgctagagaagaagtttgaggggttagagctccaccaCATACCCCAAATCAAGAATCAAGCTGCTGATGATCTGGCAAAGTTAGGTTCCACTCATAAACCTATACCTagcaatgtgttcttggagcatctccATACCCCGTCAGtccaagaagatcctttcacggAGGAGCCCCAGCAACCGAAAAGTCCAACCGATCCGATTGAGATTGAAGTCCCGGCCATAGTCGACTTAATCATGGAAGTTTTGGTTATCACCCCCGACTGGACAGTACCGTATATGGCGTACCTGCTCAGGAAGGAGCTTCCAGAAGATGAAGATGAGGCCCGTCAGattgtccgtcgatccaaagccttcacaGTGATAGGTGAACAGCTTTACAGAAATAGTGTTACTGGAGTTGCTCAGCGTTGCATCTCCCGTGAAGAAGGTCGAATGATCCTACATGAGATCCACTcagggacctgtggtcaccatgcgtag